A DNA window from Pseudomonadota bacterium contains the following coding sequences:
- the ltrA gene encoding group II intron reverse transcriptase/maturase: MAETLSSGNVSTKLARVADLAREHPERVFMSLHHVIDVEWLREAHRRTRKDAAAGVDGQTAEEYGRDLEKNLEALLARFRTGTYRAPPVRRVHIPKGDGRTRPIGIPTFEDKILQRAVAMVLEAVYEQDFHPGSYGFRPGRSAHRALQALWESVMSMGGGWVLEVDIRSFFDTLDHGVLRSFLDKRVTDGVLRRAIDKWLKAGVLESGAVTRSDEGTPQGGVISPLLANVYLHEVLDRWFEADVKPRLRGRAQLIRYADDFVIVFEDETDARRVFDVLPKRFGKHGLTLHPDKTRLVRFTKPRHGGRAGDDEPESFDLLGFNHHWGLSKKGNWVVQRSTAKARLTRALASVRSWCRDNRHLPLAVQCKELGQKMRGHYAYYGITGNLAGLERFAREVRSVWRKWLARRSQRAAITWDRFNAMSTRFPLPRPRVVHSASLIRSCSRPLPA, from the coding sequence ATGGCAGAGACACTGAGCTCTGGAAACGTCTCAACGAAACTCGCGCGGGTAGCGGACTTGGCGAGGGAGCACCCCGAGCGCGTCTTCATGTCGCTTCACCACGTCATCGACGTGGAGTGGCTGCGTGAGGCGCATCGGCGCACCCGGAAGGACGCAGCGGCGGGCGTGGATGGGCAAACGGCGGAGGAGTACGGGCGCGATCTCGAGAAGAACCTCGAGGCCCTGCTTGCGCGCTTCCGCACGGGCACCTACCGGGCACCGCCGGTGCGACGTGTGCACATCCCGAAGGGCGATGGGCGCACGCGCCCCATCGGCATACCGACGTTCGAGGACAAGATCCTCCAGCGCGCGGTCGCGATGGTGCTCGAAGCCGTATACGAGCAGGACTTCCATCCGGGCTCGTACGGCTTTCGACCGGGGCGCAGCGCGCATCGAGCGCTGCAAGCGCTGTGGGAGAGCGTCATGTCGATGGGAGGCGGATGGGTGTTGGAAGTCGACATCCGAAGCTTCTTCGACACGCTCGACCACGGCGTGCTCCGAAGCTTCCTCGACAAGCGGGTCACGGACGGCGTGCTGCGCCGTGCGATCGACAAGTGGCTGAAAGCGGGAGTGCTCGAATCCGGCGCGGTGACGCGGTCGGACGAAGGCACGCCGCAAGGAGGAGTGATCTCACCGCTCCTCGCGAACGTGTACCTCCACGAAGTGCTCGACCGGTGGTTCGAGGCGGACGTGAAGCCGCGGCTGCGAGGCCGTGCGCAACTCATTCGCTATGCGGACGACTTCGTCATCGTCTTCGAGGACGAAACCGACGCGAGGCGCGTGTTCGACGTGCTCCCGAAGCGATTCGGGAAGCACGGCCTCACGCTTCACCCCGACAAGACGCGCCTCGTGCGTTTCACGAAGCCGCGTCATGGCGGGAGAGCAGGCGATGACGAGCCGGAGAGCTTCGACCTCCTCGGCTTCAATCATCACTGGGGCCTCTCCAAGAAGGGGAACTGGGTGGTGCAACGAAGCACGGCGAAGGCGCGCCTCACCCGCGCGCTCGCATCCGTGCGGTCGTGGTGCCGGGATAACCGGCACCTGCCTTTGGCTGTACAATGCAAAGAGCTCGGGCAGAAAATGCGCGGGCACTACGCCTACTATGGCATCACGGGCAACCTCGCAGGACTCGAGCGCTTCGCGCGCGAGGTCCGATCGGTCTGGAGAAAGTGGCTCGCGCGACGTTCGCAGCGCGCCGCGATCACCTGGGACCGATTCAACGCGATGTCGACGCGCTTCCCACTCCCACGACCACGGGTCGTGCACAGCGCATCATTGATTCGAAGTTGCTCTCGACCCTTGCCGGCGTAA